The following are from one region of the Apostichopus japonicus isolate 1M-3 chromosome 17, ASM3797524v1, whole genome shotgun sequence genome:
- the LOC139984114 gene encoding elongation factor 1-alpha-like, producing MYTHAGDFAINLGCRVIAQLPDPLSVLYIYVVTSELFPFVTRGNRVLFTNLCVICSYCNHNLQLPSKMGKELIHINIVVIGHVDSGKSTTTGHLIYKCGGIDKRTIEKFEKEAAEMGKGSFKYAWVLDKLKAERERGITIDIALWKFETKKYMITIIDAPGHRDFIKNMITGTSQADCAVLICASSTGEFEAGISKNGQTREHALLAYTLGVKQMIVGVNKMDNTEPPYSEARYKEIQKEVSTYLKKVGYNPKSVVFVPISGFHGDNMLEPSDKMGWYKGWSIERKQGNASGKTLYEALDSILEPERPSDKPLRLPLQDVYKIGGIGTVPVGRVETGTLKPGMVVTFAPANISTEVKSVEMHHEEMKEALPGDNVGFNVKNISVKDIKRGMVAGDSKKDPPIQAETFYAQVIILNHPGEIHAGYSPVLDCHTAHVACKFEDIKEKIDRRSGKVIEESPKFVKSGDAAMVTLKPSKPMCVEAFSEYPPLGRFAVRDMRQTVAVGVIKSVKKAAADKAGKVTKSAAKIAKK from the exons GTTCACCAACCTGTGTGTGATTTGCTCATACTGCAACCACAACCTACAACTCCCTTCAAAGATGGGTAAAGAATTGATTCATATCAACATCGTGGTCATTGGCCATGTCGACTCCGGCAAGTCAACCACTACTGGTCATCTCATCTACAAGTGTGGAGGGATCGACAAACGTACCATTGAGAAGTTCGAGAAGGAAGCAGCTGAG ATGGGCAAAGGATCCTTCAAGTACGCCTGGGTTTTGGACAAACTGAAGGCTGAACGGGAACGTGGTATCACCATCGATATTGCCTTGTGGAAGTTCGAAACCAAAAAGTATATGATCACCATCATTGATGCTCCTGGTCACAGGGATTTCATCAAAAACATGATCACAGGGACTTCACAG GCTGATTGTGCTGTTCTTATCTGTGCTAGTAGTACAGGTGAGTTTGAAGCTGGTATTTCAAAGAACGGTCAAACCAGGGAGCATGCTCTATTGGCTTACACCCTCGGTGTAAAGCAAATGATCGTTGGTGTCAACAAGATGGATAACACCGAGCCACCTTACAGTGAAGCTCGTTACAAGGAGATCCAAAAGGAAGTCAGTACGTACCTCAAGAAGGTTGGCTACAATCCCAAGTCTGTTGTGTTTGTTCCCATCTCTGGGTTCCATGGTGATAACATGCTGGAGCCATCAGACAAGATGGGATGGTACAAGGGATGGTCGATAGAACGCAAGCAAGGAAATGCCAGTGGTAAAACCCTGTATGAAGCTTTGGATAGCATCCTCGAACCAGAAAGACCATCAGATAAACCACTTCGACTCCCACTGCAGGATGTCTACAAGATTGGTG GTATTGGAACAGTCCCTGTTGGTCGTGTTGAGACCGGTACATTGAAGCCTGGAATGGTTGTGACTTTTGCACCTGCAAACATCAGCACTGAAGTTAAGTCTGTGGAAATGCACCACGAGGAAATGAAGGAAGCTCTTCCAGGAGATAACGTTGGCTTCAATGTGAAGAACATCTCTGTGAAGGATATCAAGCGTGGAATGGTTGCCGGTGATTCCAAGAAGGATCCACCCATTCAAGCCGAGACATTCTATGCCCAG GTCATTATCCTGAACCATCCCGGTGAAATCCATGCAGGATACTCCCCAGTACTGGATTGTCACACTGCCCACGTTGCGTGCAAATTTGAAGATATCAAGGAGAAGATTGACCGTCGTTCTGGCAAGGTCATTGAGGAAAGTCCCAAGTTCGTCAAGTCTGGCGATGCAGCTATGGTAACCCTGAAGCCCTCCAAGCCAATGTGCGTCGAGGCTTTCTCAGAGTACCCTCCACTGGGCCGTTTCGCTGTCAGGGACATGAGGCAAACCGTTGCAGTCGGTGTGATCAAAAGTGTGAAAAAGGCTGCTGCTGACAAGGCCGGCAAGGTCACCAAATCTGCTGCCAAAATAGCCAAGAAGTGA
- the LOC139954606 gene encoding solute carrier family 35 member F4-like, translated as MADNNYDSLQDGSSHSTDRYVEAEIDKIDMEKDSESPIGPDEEQTGSVRSGLVGAFFGLGVCLSFVAATQFTQSTYSPSFNGPFFNMWFSTSWMMACYPLYVVITVLVFPERRKRGIRNIYDEDQRVYGERGLTLLTAIKVTGPFLVLWMLTNYVFVRALGITSATVVTTLFVTNTVVVYVLSWILLTEVVAQIPSKVLSVILSMTGTVLVSYSEGFEAGNRIVGAIILPLLAATGSAIYKVVFKRVIGDASLGQVSLFLSVLGFLDLVSLWPVLLALYYTGEESWDVIPWGFLCGSSALIVVFNFLVNFGIAITFPLLISLGHVLGIPANAVVDVTFRGTTFSTLKLIGGALIVVGFTFMVLPASYQEKMAFGCFRRKAEHQNLDSKEEREEGLEEREEELELKQSEIDGNADVSV; from the exons ATGGCAGATAACAACTATGACTCACTTCAGGATGGCAGCAGCCACAGCACGGATCGGTATGTGGAAGCAGAGATAGACAAGATAG ACATGGAGAAGGATTCCGAAAGCCCAATCGGACCTGACGAAGAACAAACCGGTAGCGTTCGAAGCGGTCTGGTGGGAGCCTTCTTCGGTCTAGGGGTCTGCCTCTCATTCGTCGCGGCTACACAGTTCACGCAGAGCACGTACTCTCCGAGTTTTAACGGTCCGTTCTTCAACATGTGGTTCTCGACGAGTTGGATGATGGCGTGCTATCCTCTGTACGTCGTTATAACCGTCCTTGTATTTCCCGAGCGAAGGAAGCGTGGAATCAGAAACATCTATGA TGAGGATCAACGGGTATACGGAGAGAGAGGGCTGACCTTGCTGACCGCTATCAAGGTGACAGGACCATTCTTGGTCCTGTGGATGCTGACCAACTATGTCTTCGTCCGAGCCCTGGGGATCACGAGTGCCACGGTGGTGACGACATTGTTTGTGACCAATACAGTCGTCGTTTACGTCCTATCCTGGATTCTTCTGACGGAGGTCGTGGCTCAGATTCCGTCAAAG GTATTATCAGTCATCTTATCCATGACCGGCACAGTCCTGGTGTCCTACTCGGAGGGATTTGAAGCCGGTAACCGAATAGTCGGTGCCATCATACTACCCCTTTTAGCTGCCACTGGTTCTGCCATTTACAAG GTGGTCTTCAAACGAGTCATTGGGGACGCCTCCCTCGGCCAAGTCTCTCTCTTCTTATCTGTGCTGGGCTTTCTGGATTTGGTTTCTCTGTGGCCTGTTCTGCTAGCCCTGTATTACACAGGAGAGGAGTCGTGGGATGTAATTCCCTGGGGTTTCCTCTGTGGAAGTTCCGCTCTTATCGTAG TGTTTAACTTTCTAGTCAACTTTGGGATAGCCATCACGTTCCCTCTGTTGATATCGTTAGGACACGTGTTGGGAATACCAGCTAATGCAG TCGTGGATGTTACATTCCGCGGGACTACTTTCAGTACTCTAAAACTGATTGGGGGCGCTCTGATAGTCGTAGGGTTCACCTTCATGGTCTTACCAGCTTCATATCAGGAGAAAATGGCCTTTGGCTGTTTCAGGAGGAAAGCTGAGCACCAAAATTTAGACTCCAAGGAGGAGAGAGAGGAAGGCTTAGAAGAGAGGGAAGAGGAGTTGGAATTGAAACAGAGTGAAATAGATGGGAACGCTGATGTCTCGGTCTAA